From Aliamphritea hakodatensis:
AACCGGCGGATGTTGCATGATTCAGGGGCAGGTTCTCGCTGCTGAAAGTTAAGGTGTCTGCGCAGTAACGGTGCGGTTTGGTTGTATCCGGTGGGGTGTGCTGGCGATGTACGCTGTGATTCTGGCTGAAAAGGCTCCGGCTTATTGTTCTGGCATGTTTCATGCTAAAGACGAGGTACGGCTGTTGTTCAGCTGTGCTTTCTGTGGACTTTAGCGCCCGGCTTCAGATTTGTCTGATCCGGGCGTTTTTTTATCTGAATGACGGATTATGAAGAAAGATACAGCCGTTAAGAGGCTGCCTGTTCAAAGGAGTGGTTGCTGCTGTTTATAATGGCGTTTTTATGTTGTACGGGTGGACCTGATACAGCGGATTAAACAGAAAAGGCGGTATTTCATTTGCAATATAAAAATGCCTGGATGGTGAGAGCCAGTAAAGGGGGGCGTTTGGCTGAGCTGTTTGCAAGCCGGGGCTGTGTGGCGCTGGGTTGGAATTGTCTGGGGAATCTGGCGGGTTATGCTGATGTGGCTGCGTTGCACGGGGCGTATGTGTCAGCCTACGGAGACGAGAAGCCTGCGAAAGTCAGTAACGCAGTGAGTATGTTGCACCGGTTTGCGCGGCAGATCAGCGCCGGGGATCTGGTTATCACCTATATGCCCGAACGGAGGCTGTATTTACTGGGTGAAGATCTGGGAAGGTACCGGCATGTTGCCGAGGCTGAGTGGTTGGACCGGTATGCCAATATTCGCCCGGTAAGCTGGTTGTCAGTTGTTGCCCGTGATGATCTCAGTAAGGCCGTTCAGAACAGTCTGGGGGCGACGCTTACGCTGTTTTCACTGAAGAATGAAGTGGTTTCTGAGTTACTGATGAATGCGCAGCCTGTCGGTTCAGCGCTGTCACCGGATGCCGGGGGAGCTCAGTTAAGCCTCCCCGGTTGTCAGATTTAATACTGAAAGAGTCTGAACTGTTTGAAGGTGACGTGGTTTTTGGGCGGTTCCGGGTTGCGTTTTTTCCAGTGTTTGGCCGCCAGCCGGATAAAGGCTTCACTTTGCAGGTTATGAACTAACACAGTTCCGGAGCAAACCCAGGCTTTATTCAGAGCGTCTTTGTAGTATGAGCTGAATACCGGGCCGCGGCGGATCAGCCGCAGTGTGCCGGTGGGGGAGTCATTGCCGCCGTAACCCACGTCGCGCCGGTATTTGTTGTACATGTTGACGGAGCTGGCAGCCCAGTCATCGATGTTCAGCTCCCCGTTTTCCTGACTGACACTGCCAATCTTGGTGAGGTTAAAGCTGTTATTCCAGCCGGTCCGGAAACCGTCATCTTCATCCCGTTCGCTGGAGGCATAAGGCGGTGCGCCATGGACGTCAAATGTCAGATTTACTTTTTTTCCATTCAGGTTGTCGTTGCTTATGTTGAAGTAGCCGGGGTCGATACCGATGGCAGCCATTTCAAAGGTTGTGCCCTGATGAGGGCTGGCGACATGAAAGTCCACCCGGGCATCGAAGTCACCGTGATAACTGTTACAGGTGACAGCTGCAGCACCGGAATACTCGCCGCCCTGTTTTATATCGATGTGCAGTCCGTCTTCCTGATAAATCCGGGTGTCCTGATTGGTGTGGCTGTAACCGGCGGTCCAAAGGTCGCGGTCAATCCGGTCGCCGGAAAAATCGTCCTGCATAACCTGTGCTGGTGGCAGAAGCTGTTCACTGGTTGGCAGTGCCCCCCTGGCGATAAGCCCGGCAATATGAGGCGCTGCCTGTCTGAGGGCGCGGATTGTGTCCGGTGTAGGGGCAAATGGCTGCTGGGTGATCAGTAACCAGTTTTTATTCTGAACGGGTTGGTTCTGGTTCAAAAAATAGCTGACAAATTCTTCAGCCCAGGCAAGCTGGTAATCGGCGTCGACGCAGCTGGCGGCATCGAGAGTGGCCGGGTTCAGACCGTTCATCCGGGTCAGGTCTGCTGCCAGTTCGCCGTGATATCCCTGTTGGCGTAATAGCTGACAGGTAGCAATGGGCGCGATGATGCAGGCTCGTTGCGTCAGGCCGAAGCGGCTTAACAGTTCTGCCAGTAAGGT
This genomic window contains:
- a CDS encoding restriction endonuclease, which translates into the protein MQYKNAWMVRASKGGRLAELFASRGCVALGWNCLGNLAGYADVAALHGAYVSAYGDEKPAKVSNAVSMLHRFARQISAGDLVITYMPERRLYLLGEDLGRYRHVAEAEWLDRYANIRPVSWLSVVARDDLSKAVQNSLGATLTLFSLKNEVVSELLMNAQPVGSALSPDAGGAQLSLPGCQI